The Panthera tigris isolate Pti1 chromosome F3, P.tigris_Pti1_mat1.1, whole genome shotgun sequence genome includes a window with the following:
- the LOC102963144 gene encoding proteasome activator complex subunit 3-like, with protein sequence MASPLKLEQDVRGKVDSFRARIAQEAEDLVSTFFPQKLSELDSRVRELRLQDLSRIRSVPAPEPPAAPDTAGDGPNRDPPPPQTQPSVKVPALPGGEGQLLRSNQHLVELIERVKPEIELLREKCNTVRMWVQLLIPKVEDGNNFGVSIQEDTVDQLWTVESTAASYLRRFSTYYNTRAKLVSKIVKYPQVEDYRRTVAEVDENEYLSVRQILLHVRNQYATLHDVILKNIEKIKTPRSTNADNLY encoded by the coding sequence ATGGCTTCCCCGCTGAAGCTGGAGCAGGACGTGCGGGGGAAAGTGGATTCGTTTCGGGCCCGCATCGCGCAGGAGGCCGAGGATCTGGTGTCCACCTTCTTCCCTCAGAAGCTGTCGGAGCTGGATAGTCGGGTCCGGGAGCTGCGCCTGCAAGACCTGTCCAGAATCCGTTCGGTGCCGGCCCCGgagccccccgccgcccccgacACCGCGGGGGACGGGCCCAACCGGGACCCGCCGCCTCCGCAGACCCAGCCCTCGGTCAAAGTGCCGGCACTGCCGGGCGGCGAGGGACAGCTGCTGCGGAGCAACCAGCATCTGGTGGAGCTGATCGAGCGGGTGAAACCCGAGATCGAGCTGCTGAGGGAGAAATGCAACACGGTGCGCATGTGGGTGCAGCTGCTCATCCCGAAGGTGGAGGACGGCAACAACTTCGGAGTGTCCATCCAGGAGGACACCGTGGACCAGCTGTGGACCGTGGAGAGCACGGCAGCCTCCTATCTGCGCCGCTTCTCCACCTACTACAACACCAGGGCCAAGCTGGTGTCCAAGATCGTGAAGTACCCCCAGGTGGAAGATTATCGCCGCACGGTAGCCGAGGTGGACGAAAACGAGTACCTGAGCGTGCGCCAGATCCTGCTGCACGTGCGGAACCAGTACGCCACCCTGCATGATGTGATCCTCAAAAACATCGAGAAGATCAAGACCCCTCGGAGCACCAACGCGGACAACCTTTACTGA